The genomic DNA CATCGAAGCTGTTCGGCTCGTAGTTGATCGGGGAAGGATCCTGCTTCACGTTCATAAGCCCGTCTCTTTGGTGATTGCGCACCGGAGCATAAGGGCAGTTGACCGGAATTTGCAGATAATTGGCCCCCAAGCGGTAACGCTGGGTATCCGGGTAGGAGAACAGTCTGCCCTGCAGCAGCTTATCCTCGGACGGCTCAATGCCGGGAACAAGTACGCTCGGCGAGAAGGCGGACTGCTCTACCTCGGCGAAGAAGTTTTCCGGATTCCGGTTCAGCGTCATTGTACCGACCTTTACCAGCGGATAGCTGTCCTCCGGCCATACTTTCGTAGGATCGAGCGGGTCGAAGCTCCAACGGTCCAGATCCTCTACAGGCATTAATTGCACATGCAGCTCCCACTGCGGGAATTGGCCCCGTTGAATATGGTCGTACAGGTCGCGGGTCGCATGGTTGAAATCCCGGCCTTGCACTTCACCGACTTCGGCAGCGGAGAAGGTAGCGACGCCCTGTTTCGACTTCCATGTATATTTTACGTAAGTCACTTTGCCCGCGGCATTCACCCATTTGAAGGCGTGCACACCGAAGCCGTCCATTTGGCGATAGTTGGCCGGGGTCCCGTGATCAGAGAACAGCCAGGTCATCATATGCGTAGATTCCGTAGACAGCGTCATGAAATCCCAGTAACGGGCGGGATCCTGAATATTCGTATCCGGCGCAGGCTTCAGGGAATGAACCATATCCGGGAACTTGATCGCATCGCGAATAAAGAATACCGGCAAATGGTTGCCCACGAGATCATAGTTTCCTTCCTCAGTATAGAACTTTACGGCAAACCCCCTTGGGTCGCGGGCCGTCTCCGGCGATCCCTGACCATGAATAACCGTCGAGAACCGGACGAACACCGGAGTCTGTCTACCGGCCTCCTGCAGGAAATGAGCTCGCGTATACGGGGCCATACTGCTCTCCGTCACGAACACCCCGTGCGCCCCAGCACCCCGGGCGTGAACGACTCGCTCAGGGATGCGCTCGCGGTCGAAATGCGCCAGCTTCTCAAGCAAATGATAATCTTCCAGCAGTGTAGGCCCGTTCTGTCCGGCCGTTCTTGAGTTCTGGTTATCTCCTACAGGAGCACCGTGATTCGTTGTCATCCAATTCGTCATCTATATCACCCTTCAATTTGTTATTGTATTTAGACTTAATCTAAGTTCTGTAATAGATATTACCATGTTCTCACTCCGGTTTGCATGAAGTTTGAATGAGGGATTTATGAAGAAGCCATGTGGAACATCAGCAACATCTTCATCTTCTCTTCATTGCCATTATACAGACGCCCTTCGGTGCCATAACTGAGTAGATTGGGATAGACTCTCGCTATTATTTTCAAATGGATTTCATGTAGCTATTTGTAGTTCAGTTGCGGACTTTTCCCAATTAAATGGATTCCGTGTGCCTAGATCACCACTTTTTCCCATAACTCCCTTAATCTCTTTCTTTACCTGCAGAGAATCCAGTTAATTGTACATATCGCCATGGACAGCTTAATTTAAGCACAACAAACACAGCTATAATGTATGCCGCCCGGTTTGTTGATTTGCGGAAAGAAGGACAAGCATTTCTACCGGTATGCCTGGCTCTTCCATCAGCAATTGCCCACCAATGAGCTCGTTGTCATTCCACAAGTAAGTCATCAAATCCCAACTAAAGAAGCAGGAATATGAAACAGGCTGATTCAGCAATTCCTCGATAAATGCAACCCATCATAAACAAGAAGAACCTCGCCTAATGGCGAGGTTCTTCTGTTGGATTTATAGAATTGGGGTTCTTGAAATCCATTTGGCAGGCGTTAGCCCTTTAAGCCCGTGGTCGAAATACCTTCCACGAAATATTTCTGAGCGAAGAAGAACAGCAGGATGCATGGCACGATACTTACGACGGACATGGCCAGCACCTGGTTCCAGGACACGGCCGACGAAGCGTCCAGCGACAGCCGGAGCCCCAGCGATACGGTAAACTTCTTGACGCTGCTGATGTAGATGATCGAGTTGAAGAAGTCGTTCCACGTCCACATGAACTGGAATATGCCTACCGAGAAAATCGCTGGCTTGCACAGTGGCAGCAGCACCCGGGTCAGCACGGTAAACGAGTTGCAGCCGTCGATGGTGGCCGCCTCGTCCAGATCCCGGGGCAGGCCGCGCAGAAACTGGATCATCATGTAGACGAAGAAAGCGCCTGTAGCGAATGCCGCTGGAATGATAAACGGCAAGTACGTATCGAGCCAGTTCATTTTGTTAAACAAGATATACCGCGGGATCATGATCGAGGCATTTGGGAGCATCAAGGTCGCGATCATGATCGAGAACAGCATTGTTTTCAGCGGAAACTCGAATCTGGCAAACCCGTAAGCAACGATCACACTGGATATAATCGTAAATATGACCGTTGGCACAACCAGAATCAAAGTGTTGATGAAGAAATCCTGAAAGCCATACTGCCCCGTTCCCTGCCAGCCGAGAGCGTAGGAATCCCACACATAGGTCGTCGGCAGCAGCTTGCTGGAGCCGAATATATCCGCGTTCGTCTTGAACGAAGAGGTAAACAGCCAAATGAGCGGGTATACCATAATGAAGCCGAGGACGATCAGAAAACTATAATTAAGCATGGTGTTTGTCTTGCTGCTGGTTTCTCTCATGATTTATCCTCTCCCGTCCTCGTAATATACCCAGCTATTGGATGTTTTGAAGATCACGGCGGTAACCGTCATGATAATAATGAACAAAATCCAGGATAAAGCCGAGGCGTACCCCATCTTGAAGAAGCTAAAGGCTTCTTCATAGAGCTTCAGAGCGTACAGGAAGGTCGATTTCATTGGCCCGCCGTTTGTAATGACGAAGGCTCCGGTAAACTCCTGAAAGGCATTGACCATCTGCATGACCAGGTTGAACAATACGATTGGCGTAAGCAGCGGCACCGTGATTTTGAAGAACATACGCGGCTTCGACGCTCCGTCGATCGCTCCCGCCTCGTACAAATCGCCCGGAATTTGCTGAATTCCTGCCAGGAACAGCACCATTGACGAACCGAATTGCCAAACGGTCAGCAGCCCTAGCGTATAAAGAGCTATATCCGGGCTTCCGAGCCAGTCAACCGGACCGATATGGAGATAGCCCAGCATATTGTTGATGACCCCTTCTTTCATAAAGAGGAAGCGCCACAGTACGGAAATCGCTACGCTCCCGCCCAGAATCGAGGGTAAATAATAGACGGTTCTGAAGAAATTAATCCCTTTCAGCTTAGCGCTGAGCAGCATCGCAATGAATAGCGCGAAGGCCAATTTAACTGGCACCGCGAGCAGTACGTAAATCCCCGTAACCTTGAGAGACTGGTAAAAGTCAGGGTCGGCCGTAAAGATTTTTTTATAGTTATCTAAGCCGATAAATTTAGGCGTGCTGACCATGTTATAATCCGTAAACGAATAGTACAGGGATGACAAAAACGGATAAAACTGAAAGATGAGCAAACCGATAATCCATGGTGCGATGTATAACAGTCCGATGTACTGATAGTTTTTCTTGGCTTTTACCTTCTGTCGCGTTTTCTTCTGAGCCTTGGCCAATACCGAATGTGATGCAGACATAGCGGACTCTCTCCCTTCCTATCCTTTAAAGCTCTATTTTGTTTTATTGTCTGGCTTTGATCTCGTTCAGCTTGGATGTCAGACTGGCGATGAGCTCATCTGCGGCTTGCTCCGGCGTTGCTTTACCATAGCTGACCTTTTGAATGACGTCCTCAAGCACCTTCTGCACCTCAGAGTTGTTCGCGACGCTGTTATCTACGATGCCGGCATGGCTCAGTCCGAGCTCAACTGCATTTGTGATGGCCGCATCAATTTTGCCTGCTGCGACGGCCGCCTCCTGCGAAGACTTCACCGGCGGAACGGAACGCACGTCACCGAGAATCGCGGCAGCCTCCGGATCATTCATGAACCAGTTCAGGAATTTGACGGCCTCATCCTGATGCTTGCTCTTGTTGCTAATAGCGAACAGCTGCGAAGGTCTTACCAGCACGCCCGTATCCTTGGCATCCTTGGCGATGACCGGCAGGCCCGTTACGATTTCAACATCCTCAGGCAGCACGTTCTTCAGCGACAGCAGCGTACTGCTCATCGAAGGAGCCAGCGGAATTTCCTGGTTGATCCATTTCGGATTCTGATCGATCTTGCCAAAGAAGAGATCGCTCTCCCCGATCGGCTGGTATACGCCAGCTTCCATCGCTCTATGGAGCCAGTCAAAGCTGGCTACCGCGTCTTCTTTGCTGAAGCCGACCGTATAATCTTCATTGACCCATTGGTTGCCTGTACGCTGCTTCAGCATCGTGACGATATCCTGACGCAGAGCCGCATGGTCAGCAAGCAGAAGATATTTGGAGCTGTCTTCGGCATGCAGCTTCTTCCCTGCTTCATAAATAGTTTCCCAATCCCACTGCGCATCGGTCGGAATACCGAGCTTGTCCGCAAGCGTCTTATTGATGATCATGCAGTAAGCATTGACGCCAGTCGGAACCGCCACCAGCTTGTCGCCGTATACCCCGAAATTGCTGAGGAAATTCTGGTCGAAGCCGGAAGCATCAAAATCGGAATGCTCCTTCAAATCGATAAAGAAGTCACCTTTACTTGTCAGCTCCTGCAGCCACGGAAGGTCAAGCTGCATAATGTCCGCAGACGTTCCGCCCGACAGCTGGGTTTTGATCTTCTGTTCATAACCGTCGAAGCCCTGGTATTCCGCTTCGATCGTTACGTTTGGCGCAACCTGCTTATACGCCTCGATCGCTGCCAGCGTAGCCGCATGGCGATCCTCCCCGCCCCACCAGCTAAAGCGCAAGGTGACTTTCTCATCAGCGGAGGCTTGTTTCCCCTCGGAAGTGTTTCCTTGATTTGCGGAATCACCATTCCCCGAGGAGCATCCGCTCAGCATAGACAAGATGAGTGCAACAGCAATAAATAACGCCCCTACTTTATTTCTCTTCATCATGCATTCTCCTTTGAGTAATTGATGTAAGCGCTTTTAATTATAGAGCTCCCGCCATGCTTTTTTAAGGTAGCTGATCTTAGAAAAAGGTATCATTAAATGCGTTCTTTGCCGACAAAGGTATCCTCTTGTTATGAAATGTATCATTTTTACAGATCATGGCCCCCGCTTGTTAAATCGCTTACATCGCAAACCTTCCAATCTGCTATAATGCAAATGGAAGCGATAACAACATGCGTGTGGGGTGGAACATGTATAATCTGTTGATTGTTGATGATGAGGCCGAGACGCGTGAAGCCTTGTCGAGCTATTTTCCATGGGGTGAGGTTGGATTCGAGGTCATCGGCCAAGTCAATAACGGACAAGAAGCGCTACAGTTCATCTCGGAAAATGATCACGTCGAGGTGGTCCTTACCGATATCAAAATGCCAGTCATGTCTGGCGTTGAATTGGCGGAGCAGCTGTACATCAACCATCGGCACATCAAGATTGTCTTTATCAGCGGTTACCGGGACTTTGAGTACGCTCAAAAGGCGCTGCACTACCGTGTGAAAAACTATGTGCTCAAGCCCGCCAAATACAATGTGCTTATGGAGGTATTCCTCGAAATCAAAGCGGAGCTCGAAGCTGAACAAGCAAGGCTGGAGACCCAGCCGGCCGAGGAGCAGCCCAGAAACGACGAAAGCCTGATCATTCATAAAATAAAATCCTATGTCAAAGAAAACTATAAGGACGCTTCCCTGGAAGAGGTAGCGCGGCTTGTCCATATGAACGCCAACTATCTCAGCTTCTTTTTCAAGCAAAAGACGGGACAGAACTTCTCTGATTATTTGATAAGAACCAAAATGGAGGTCGCTGTTCATTTGCTGCAGGACGTCAGCTACAAGACGTATGAAATTAGCGAAATGGTCGGATACAGCAATGCCAAAAATTTCACACGCACCTTCAAAAGCTATTATGGCAAAACGCCAAGCGAGTATAGAAATGGCCCGGTCGCACCATGAGGGAGAAGTATTTCATCAAGCATCTGGCAACCTTCCTCATACCGCTGCTTGTTCCGATCGTCATTTTCGGCGCCTTGTCAACGGTGACGTCGCAGCATGACATCAAGGCCGATATAAATCAGAACAGCAGCTTTCTGCTGCAGCAGTCGCAGACCCAGCTGGAGATGATTCTGAATGAGCTGGATACGCTATATTTGGCACTCTATGACAATAAAGATATTTTTAACGAGTTGTCGGCTGTGCTGGTCAATCCGTACTATACCTACGAGAGCTCAACGTCCAACCGGATTATCTCCAGCTTCTTGAATGCTTTTACCAGCTCCAAGCCTTATATTCAATCCTTCTATCTATATGTCGATAATCCGAACCAGCGCTTCCTCTCCTCTGTCGACGGTCTGGTGACGCTGGATCATTATTACGATACGGCCTGGTATGAGCAGTTCATGGCCTACAGTGGACCGCCTACTAAGTGGACTGTGCGGAGGAATATCCGCTTCTATGATTTCGAGACGAATCCTACGGCGATCGTGACGTTCTATAACGTACTGGTGCCGCAGAAGATCGGGATTATTCTAAACATCCGCCCGAAATACATCGAGAGCATTCTCGATGACATTACAACTTATGAGGGGCAGCAGCTGCTTGTGCTCGATGAAGAGAACAACGTCATCTTCTCCAACCACCACGGGGACTTGTTTCAGGATAAGGACATCGAGTGGATCGCAGGGCAATCCTCGGCGTTCTTCGATATGAAGACCTCGCAGGGGCTGGTCAATATCACCAAAGTCGAGTCGGAGCGCTACAAGTGGAAATATGTATCGGCCATTCCCCATTCCGAGCTGTACAAGACCCCGACGCGCATTTTCAAATACACGGTGCTCTTTGTGGCGATAGCGGTGGTGTGCGGACTGATTCTTACATATTACGTCGTTAGCCGCAATTACAAGCAGCTGAGAATGATTCGGATGCTGATCAAATCGGCTGAGGATCGCCATGTGCCCTTGAAGCCGCCGGGGAAAGTGAGGGACGAGTACTCCTATATTCTGCACAATATGATTACGCATTTTATTGAGCACCGGTATATCCGAACCCAGCTTCTGGAGAAAAAATACCGGCTGCAGTTCATGGAGCTGCTCGCCCTGCAGTCGCAAATCAACCCGCATTTCCTTTATAACACCCTGCACTCGGTGTATTGGGAATCGGTCGCCTTGACGGGCAAACCTAACAAAGCCAGCGAAATGATCGAGGATCTGTCCGATATCCTCTCCTACTCCTTCAGCGAACCGACAAAATCAGTCACCTGGAAGGAGGAAATCGCCAATGCCGTCAGCTATGTCAACATTCAGAAGAAGCGATATAAAGATAAGTTCGACGTCATCTTCGAGTATGAGGAGGAGATTACACAGCTGTTTACGATGAAGCTGCTCCTGCAGCCGCTTCTTGAGAACAGCATCTACCACGGCATTAAAGAGAAGGAAGGTCCCGGATTGATCAAGGTGAAGCTTGTCCGACAGGAAGAGCGGCTGCGCATCACTGTTATCGACAACGGCATTGGCATCGAACCTGGAACGCTGGCAGAAATCCGGAGCCGGCTCGATTCGGACGAGGAGCGGACGAAGCATGTCGGCATGTTTAATACGAACAAGAGGCTGAAGCTGATGTACAACCATATGTACAGCTTCCAGATTCGCAGCAAGCCGGGCCTTGGCACCATGGTTGAGATGATTCTCCCTGTACAGGAAGTGCGGCATGACTGATCATGCCGCACTTTGAATTTAACTGGGGCGTCGCTTTGTTGTTGACTTTATTTGCACACTGTTTACACATATTGGGGCGTAAGTTCGTTCCCAAGGCCTTACACTTTGTTCTGCTTGCGGTACTGCAGCGGGGAACGCTTGGCAATCTGCTTGAACACCCTGCCGAAATGAGCGATGCTGTCAAAGCCGGTCTGCTCGGCGATGGCCGTTATTTTATCCTCCGTTTCCTTCAGCAGCGTCTGGGCTTCGCGGATTCGCACGTAGTTCAAATATTCGATCACCGTGAACCCTGTCGTTTGCTTGAAAATGCGGCATAAATACGTCTCGCTAATGTAAAAATGTTCTGCGATGCCTTCCAAGGTCAGCCTCTCGGCGTAATGTGCATTCAAATATTCGAGAATGCGGTAGACCCTGCGCTGCTTCTCGCTAGACTCCGGAAGAACAGGCTCTGTAGCCTCCTCCCGCATGCGGCCGATCAGAATAAGCAGCTGAAGCAGCAGCGCCTGCAAATACGGCGTATAACCTGTGGCAGCTTCCCTTTGCTCTCGCAGCATATCCTGGAGAATATCGACGATTCGTCCTTGCTCGTGCACGTCCGGCCGCAGCAGGAAGCTCTCTCCCTGAAACAGCGGCAGATCGCCGACGCCTAACCCCAGCAGCGGCTCCAGGAATGAGTCCTCAAAGTTGATCAATATCCGCTCATGCGTGGAGCGGCCTTTGCTCGTTGTCCGGTGCAGCTGGTTCTTGTTAATGAACAGCAGATCGCCGACCTGCAGGGCATATATCCGGTCGTTGACATAGTAATATCGTTCCCCGGCCAGCAAATAATAGATTTCGTAGCTTTCATGAAAATGGTCGGAATCCATATTGAATGTTCCCGTTCGTTTGATCTGCTCGACATCAAAAAAAGGTACGATATTCATAGAACATCCCTCGCCGCAAATTTAGGATAATATATGCATACTTTTTAGTGAAATGACTAAGAAAAGCTTAGATTTTTGCATTTCATATACTATAAGATAGATTCAAACCAATGTAAATGGAGTGATCACCTTGTCCAAGAAGAAATATGTCATCGTAGGTGTCGGAGGCCGGGCTGAATTTTTCTATAGTGAGCTGATTACTACGTATAAGGAAACCTCGGAGCTGGTAGCCATTTGCGACGTCAACCAGACGAGAATGAACTACACGAACAAACTGTTGAAGGACAAATACAACTATCATGAAGTACCAACATACAAAGCGGAAGACTTTGACCGGATGATCGAGGAAACGAAGCCGGATTACGTACTGGTATGCACGATCGACCGCACGCACCATAAATACATCGTTCGGGCCATGGAACTGGGCTGTGACGTCATTTCCGAGAAGCCGATGACCGTGGACGAGGAGAAATGCCAGGAAATCTTCGACGCCATCGAACGGACGGGCCGTGATCTGCGCGTGACGTTCAACTACCGCTATGCTCCTCATAATACGAAAATCCGCGAAGTCATTATGGACGGAACGCTGGGCGAAATTCTCTCCGTCAATTTCGAATGGCTGCTGAACACCCAGCACGGGGCCGACTATTTCCGCAGATGGCATCGCGACAAACGCAACAGCGGCGGACTGCTCGTGCATAAATCTACGCACCATTTCGACCTGATGAATTTCTGGCTGGATTCCAAGCCGGATACCGTATTCGCCATGGGCGACCTGCGCTTCTACGGCAAGGAAAATGCCGAGAAACGCGGAGTGACCGAATTCTATCAGCGCGCCTATGGCAGCAAAGCGGCTGAGAACGATCCTTTTGCCCTGCACCTCGACCGTAATGAGCACTTAAAGAGCTTGTACCTCGATGCCGAACATGAGGACGGGTATCAGCGCGACCAAAGCGTGTTCGGGGATAACATCAGCATCGAAGATACGATGAGCGTCATGGTGAAATACAAAAATAAAACCGTCATGAACTATTCCCTGAACGCCTACTTGCCGTGGGAAGGCTTCATTATCGTGTTCAACGGCACGAAAGGACGCATGGAGGTACGGGTTACCGAGCAATCCTACGTCAATTCCGGCGGCAAGAAAGAAAACGAAGGCGCGCTGGAGGGCATGGACATCACGATCTATCCTCACTTTGCCGAGCCTTACAAAGTCCAGGTCGAACAGGCCTCCGGCGGCCACGGCGGCGGCGATCCGGTCATGCTGCGCGACATCTTCGACAAA from Paenibacillus woosongensis includes the following:
- a CDS encoding response regulator transcription factor, whose product is MYNLLIVDDEAETREALSSYFPWGEVGFEVIGQVNNGQEALQFISENDHVEVVLTDIKMPVMSGVELAEQLYINHRHIKIVFISGYRDFEYAQKALHYRVKNYVLKPAKYNVLMEVFLEIKAELEAEQARLETQPAEEQPRNDESLIIHKIKSYVKENYKDASLEEVARLVHMNANYLSFFFKQKTGQNFSDYLIRTKMEVAVHLLQDVSYKTYEISEMVGYSNAKNFTRTFKSYYGKTPSEYRNGPVAP
- a CDS encoding cache domain-containing sensor histidine kinase, coding for MREKYFIKHLATFLIPLLVPIVIFGALSTVTSQHDIKADINQNSSFLLQQSQTQLEMILNELDTLYLALYDNKDIFNELSAVLVNPYYTYESSTSNRIISSFLNAFTSSKPYIQSFYLYVDNPNQRFLSSVDGLVTLDHYYDTAWYEQFMAYSGPPTKWTVRRNIRFYDFETNPTAIVTFYNVLVPQKIGIILNIRPKYIESILDDITTYEGQQLLVLDEENNVIFSNHHGDLFQDKDIEWIAGQSSAFFDMKTSQGLVNITKVESERYKWKYVSAIPHSELYKTPTRIFKYTVLFVAIAVVCGLILTYYVVSRNYKQLRMIRMLIKSAEDRHVPLKPPGKVRDEYSYILHNMITHFIEHRYIRTQLLEKKYRLQFMELLALQSQINPHFLYNTLHSVYWESVALTGKPNKASEMIEDLSDILSYSFSEPTKSVTWKEEIANAVSYVNIQKKRYKDKFDVIFEYEEEITQLFTMKLLLQPLLENSIYHGIKEKEGPGLIKVKLVRQEERLRITVIDNGIGIEPGTLAEIRSRLDSDEERTKHVGMFNTNKRLKLMYNHMYSFQIRSKPGLGTMVEMILPVQEVRHD
- a CDS encoding carbohydrate ABC transporter permease — encoded protein: MSASHSVLAKAQKKTRQKVKAKKNYQYIGLLYIAPWIIGLLIFQFYPFLSSLYYSFTDYNMVSTPKFIGLDNYKKIFTADPDFYQSLKVTGIYVLLAVPVKLAFALFIAMLLSAKLKGINFFRTVYYLPSILGGSVAISVLWRFLFMKEGVINNMLGYLHIGPVDWLGSPDIALYTLGLLTVWQFGSSMVLFLAGIQQIPGDLYEAGAIDGASKPRMFFKITVPLLTPIVLFNLVMQMVNAFQEFTGAFVITNGGPMKSTFLYALKLYEEAFSFFKMGYASALSWILFIIIMTVTAVIFKTSNSWVYYEDGRG
- a CDS encoding helix-turn-helix transcriptional regulator, with the protein product MNIVPFFDVEQIKRTGTFNMDSDHFHESYEIYYLLAGERYYYVNDRIYALQVGDLLFINKNQLHRTTSKGRSTHERILINFEDSFLEPLLGLGVGDLPLFQGESFLLRPDVHEQGRIVDILQDMLREQREAATGYTPYLQALLLQLLILIGRMREEATEPVLPESSEKQRRVYRILEYLNAHYAERLTLEGIAEHFYISETYLCRIFKQTTGFTVIEYLNYVRIREAQTLLKETEDKITAIAEQTGFDSIAHFGRVFKQIAKRSPLQYRKQNKV
- a CDS encoding catalase — its product is MTNWMTTNHGAPVGDNQNSRTAGQNGPTLLEDYHLLEKLAHFDRERIPERVVHARGAGAHGVFVTESSMAPYTRAHFLQEAGRQTPVFVRFSTVIHGQGSPETARDPRGFAVKFYTEEGNYDLVGNHLPVFFIRDAIKFPDMVHSLKPAPDTNIQDPARYWDFMTLSTESTHMMTWLFSDHGTPANYRQMDGFGVHAFKWVNAAGKVTYVKYTWKSKQGVATFSAAEVGEVQGRDFNHATRDLYDHIQRGQFPQWELHVQLMPVEDLDRWSFDPLDPTKVWPEDSYPLVKVGTMTLNRNPENFFAEVEQSAFSPSVLVPGIEPSEDKLLQGRLFSYPDTQRYRLGANYLQIPVNCPYAPVRNHQRDGLMNVKQDPSPINYEPNSFDDSPKEAPAYRESVMPVSGQAGRERIAKTDDFTQAGELYRSFTAEEKNNLILNLVNDLSQTPEQTQLRAVCNFFRADAEYGMRVAQGLGVDISGFLPKES
- a CDS encoding Gfo/Idh/MocA family protein gives rise to the protein MSKKKYVIVGVGGRAEFFYSELITTYKETSELVAICDVNQTRMNYTNKLLKDKYNYHEVPTYKAEDFDRMIEETKPDYVLVCTIDRTHHKYIVRAMELGCDVISEKPMTVDEEKCQEIFDAIERTGRDLRVTFNYRYAPHNTKIREVIMDGTLGEILSVNFEWLLNTQHGADYFRRWHRDKRNSGGLLVHKSTHHFDLMNFWLDSKPDTVFAMGDLRFYGKENAEKRGVTEFYQRAYGSKAAENDPFALHLDRNEHLKSLYLDAEHEDGYQRDQSVFGDNISIEDTMSVMVKYKNKTVMNYSLNAYLPWEGFIIVFNGTKGRMEVRVTEQSYVNSGGKKENEGALEGMDITIYPHFAEPYKVQVEQASGGHGGGDPVMLRDIFDKKQEDRFNRAASHIDGAMSIMTGIAANRSIRTGQPVKIDDLFKI
- a CDS encoding ABC transporter substrate-binding protein — translated: MKRNKVGALFIAVALILSMLSGCSSGNGDSANQGNTSEGKQASADEKVTLRFSWWGGEDRHAATLAAIEAYKQVAPNVTIEAEYQGFDGYEQKIKTQLSGGTSADIMQLDLPWLQELTSKGDFFIDLKEHSDFDASGFDQNFLSNFGVYGDKLVAVPTGVNAYCMIINKTLADKLGIPTDAQWDWETIYEAGKKLHAEDSSKYLLLADHAALRQDIVTMLKQRTGNQWVNEDYTVGFSKEDAVASFDWLHRAMEAGVYQPIGESDLFFGKIDQNPKWINQEIPLAPSMSSTLLSLKNVLPEDVEIVTGLPVIAKDAKDTGVLVRPSQLFAISNKSKHQDEAVKFLNWFMNDPEAAAILGDVRSVPPVKSSQEAAVAAGKIDAAITNAVELGLSHAGIVDNSVANNSEVQKVLEDVIQKVSYGKATPEQAADELIASLTSKLNEIKARQ
- a CDS encoding carbohydrate ABC transporter permease, which encodes MRETSSKTNTMLNYSFLIVLGFIMVYPLIWLFTSSFKTNADIFGSSKLLPTTYVWDSYALGWQGTGQYGFQDFFINTLILVVPTVIFTIISSVIVAYGFARFEFPLKTMLFSIMIATLMLPNASIMIPRYILFNKMNWLDTYLPFIIPAAFATGAFFVYMMIQFLRGLPRDLDEAATIDGCNSFTVLTRVLLPLCKPAIFSVGIFQFMWTWNDFFNSIIYISSVKKFTVSLGLRLSLDASSAVSWNQVLAMSVVSIVPCILLFFFAQKYFVEGISTTGLKG